A genome region from Leguminivora glycinivorella isolate SPB_JAAS2020 chromosome 13, LegGlyc_1.1, whole genome shotgun sequence includes the following:
- the LOC125232506 gene encoding uncharacterized protein LOC125232506 — translation MEKSEEQRRALVARRGAKKAALTRIKNKMDSTYVNDIEMLKLMIERAQEAFDGYEQLTLDVGDQEDPEPIETTYFECVAAMRNRIVELSGPGPTSSDARSVAPATPHVSSKLKLPNIEMQTFSESRALALENSEGRGETASSAASKVAVAKAASSSFVTTKPSQDCLYCVPVVAA, via the exons ATGGAGAAATCCGAAGAACAGCGTCGTGCGCTTGTAGCGCGCCGGGGCGCTAAAAAAGCAGCGCTAACGAggattaaaaacaaaatggactcGACCTACGTCAATGACATCGAGATGTTGAAATTGATGATAGAGAGGGCCCAGGAGGCATTCGATGGCTATGAGCAGCTCACACTGGATGTAGGAGACCAGGAGGATCCCGAACCCATCGAAACCACATACTTCGAGTGTGTCGCCGCGATGCGAAATCGCATCGTAGAGTTGTCTGGACCTGGACCCACCTCTTCAGACGCTAGATCGGTAGCGCCGGCGACGCCCCACGTATcttctaaattaaaattacctaATATAGAGATGCAAACTTTCTCAGAAAGTCGGGCACTTGCCCTAGAGAACAGTGAGGGACGGGGTGAAACAGCAAGCAGTGCTGCGAGTAAGGTAGCTGTAGCTAAGGCAGCTTCATCATCGTTTGTCACTACTAAACCATCCCAGGACTGCCTATACTGTG TGCCTGTTGTCGCAGCCTGA